The window caaaaattggaatcggATCGGTTGATTTGGCCGATTCTAATCCATTTATGGGAGATTCTGAAAGATTCCAGCTTATCAGATCggaatctctcttcttttgattctgattttatGAGAATTCAAACTAATTTTGATCCAGTTCAgattcaaattctaatttttaaaatcttgatCAGGGTACAGCTTTGGCTGTTTGATGGATCACTGACCAACAAGGTTGCTTACCCATTAAGATCTAAGAACTTACAGATGAGATAAATGGCCAAGGATGGTCTAATCATGCTGGCAAAGTGAAGGTGGGACATGGGGGAATTGAATGGTGTGTCCTAATACTGTGCATGAGAGAACCAGTGGCAAATTTTGATCTCTCCATACCCCCTTCTTGTCGCCTTGCTTCATTCAATAGACCCACATTATCACTAGCTTCTGCAGCCACGGTTGGATTTGCAACTTCTTCAgataatgaaaataataaatgagagGCTATGCTGTACACCGCTAAGAGTCATTAATAACCATTCTGGGTTGTTACGATTTTGTTTAGATTCAAAgttacaaaaaaatcaaatttttttagaaCATTGCAATGGCATCAATCCTGCAAATTTCTCTGAAACTATTCAATGCTACTCTATTACTGCCGATAAGAGTCTTTATCTCCATTTCTCTCGAGTCTCCCTGAAAAGCCTAGTTCTTTTCATGTAAGTAGTCTGTGACTCTGTTTTCTCTATACATTAATGCCACAGAACAGGGCTTTTGAAATTGGTCTGAGTGTTTCCAAGAACCAAAGATTccctttttcttgaatttccatATCTCCTTTTTTTATTAGCCAGCTTCCGTGGTTTCTGGTTCTAAGCTCCTTTTCTggctttcttcctttcttctttctgagAATCTCattggggagtggggagtggggagaaAATTCCTAAATGCATCCGTGTGCTGGGTGGTTTCTAAAAGGCTTGCAGGCTGCAGCACATGGTCTTGaaagtattatatatataaatcttgTCTAGGTGTTTCATGAAGATTTTTGAATTGGGTTTTTCTGAAACTACTCTTTCTATTTTCAGAGAGGGAGATGCATTGCAGATATGGAGGGTTTCCCCTCTCTGAAATTAGAAATAATTTATGGGAGACATTGACTTCCTTTGATATCTAGCTTCTTTTGTACAGATCCAATGGTTGGGCTTCAAACTTTAGACGGATTGACAAGAGTGGGGGATGAATAGTGTGACATGCTCTTAGAAGTAGTTCTTGTCAAGAACAGAAAGGAGTTGCCGAGTAGATTTTGAGTATTATGTGAAAGCAGAGAAGACCCAGAACAGTTAGAAGATTAGAAGACGATGCCAACAGTTTGGTTTTCTCTGAAGAGATCACTCCATTGCAAATCAGAGCCTTCAGATGTTCATGATCCAAAAACTAGGGGCCATTTGCGCACCATATTGACAAAAAAGACTGCTAGGTCAGGCTGTTCAAGGTCCATTGCAAACCTAAAAGATGTTATCCATGGGAGTAAGAGACACTCAGAAAAGCCTCCAAGTTGCAGCCCAAGATCTATTGGGAGTAGTGAATTCCTTAACCCAATAACCCATGAAGTGATTCTCAGCAATTCAAGGTGTGAGCTCAAGATAACCGGCTTTGGAGGTCTCAATGAAGGTGGAGGCGgcaatggtggtggtggcggcggcGCTGGTGGTGGCTCAACCTTTGTTGGTACCCTTAGACCAGGGACACCTGGTCCAGGAGGCCACCTTAACATGCACCATTACAACCCTTATTTTACTAGCTCAGCAACCCCTCCAAGGAAGTCTCCAGGTTTTCTCTCTAATAGAGAGGGCTCTGCATTTGGGGTTTCAGCTTTTTCTGGTGGAATTAGTGAAGGTGGCGTCTTTCCTAGGGCTTCTCGTGAGGTAGATTCTCATGGCTCCTCTACTGTGACTTGTCATAGATGTGGGGAGCAGTTCGGGAAGTGGGAATCCTTAGAATCTCATCATCTGTCCAAGCATGCTGGTAAGATTTAGATTCCTCTCCTATTTAATGTTTATTCTTCAGTATTTGCTCCAGtttcagcttcttcttcttttcttagaTTCATTCTTGTAAAGTTGTATTGGGTATTGCCATTCCTAAAGCTTTATTTGTGTTTTTGACTggttactaaatctgaaattggTTAAGCAGCTTTCTCTGAGTTCTCTCTTCAATCTTCATCTAAAGTCACCACCCAACTAATCTCCCACCCAATGTTCTTGCAGTTCTATATCATGTACTTCAGACCTGAATCAATATGGGAGTCTTCTCTGAATAAATTGAATTTTCTTCCTACATTGTATATGTTAGGGAACACATAATGATCCCATTTACAATGTTACCGTTTAATCTGAtcgaaaaatatattttcccctCTGAAACTTTTGTAACTTGTTTGTTTCCTTGCTGGTGAATCTTATCGTCGGTACCTGATTCCCCTTTATTATTGTCAAATTTTCTGAAACTTCGGGAAATCTCATTCTTCTTTGGTATCCAAAAGCATCCATTTAGATCTTTCAGTCATAGGCCTTCAATTTATTATCATTCCCATTGAAGTATAGAAATCGGAAGTTCACTCATTATGGTCATTTCTTCTTGATGTTCAAGTCTGCTGTAGCTCATGTACTTAATTTGAGTTGCTACTCCATTTGAGTGCAGAGGTTCTGTTTCATCTAGTCTTCATCTGCATTCAGtgctttaattttcaaattgaaGTTTATCTTGTTCATTGTACTTCATGGTAGCTTTGTAAGTGACACTTCTTTCTTTTGCACAGTTACTGAACTTGTTGAAGGAGACTCATCCAGAAAGATTGTGGAGATAATTTGCCGCGCAAGCTTGTTAAAGTCTGAGAACAACTGTGGGAGGATTGAGAGGGTTTTGAAGGTCCATAACATGCAGAAAACCCTAGGTCGGTTTGAAGAATACAGGGAGATGGTGAAAATCAAAGCCAGCAAACTCCCCAAGAAGCACCCACGTTGCCTGGCTGATGGGAATGAGCTTTTGAGATTCTATGGCACAACTGTGGCATGCTCTCTTGGAGTGAATGGCT of the Macadamia integrifolia cultivar HAES 741 unplaced genomic scaffold, SCU_Mint_v3 scaffold2860, whole genome shotgun sequence genome contains:
- the LOC122067348 gene encoding uncharacterized protein LOC122067348, whose product is MPTVWFSLKRSLHCKSEPSDVHDPKTRGHLRTILTKKTARSGCSRSIANLKDVIHGSKRHSEKPPSCSPRSIGSSEFLNPITHEVILSNSRCELKITGFGGLNEGGGGNGGGGGGAGGGSTFVGTLRPGTPGPGGHLNMHHYNPYFTSSATPPRKSPGFLSNREGSAFGVSAFSGGISEGGVFPRASREVDSHGSSTVTCHRCGEQFGKWESLESHHLSKHAVTELVEGDSSRKIVEIICRASLLKSENNCGRIERVLKVHNMQKTLGRFEEYREMVKIKASKLPKKHPRCLADGNELLRFYGTTVACSLGVNGSSNLCVSEKCSVCWIIRHGFSTNKELKGGIGVFTTSTSRRAFECIELYEEHPSSVRKALIVCRVIAGRVHKPLENIQELAGQTGFDSLAGKVGLYSNIEELYLLNPRALLPCFVVICKS